The genome window CCTTCAGCACTTCAGGCTGCCCCTCCTTGATTCCCCCTTAGTTTCTGGGGTGCCATCCCAGCCCCTAGCAGGGGAGTTTAGGGAAGCAGAGAGGTGGGAAAAGAAGGGGCAGAGAGGTTCATCCCCAGGGCCACAGAGCCTGCTTCCTTTCCCCACCAGAGGGCTCCTTGCTGCCTGAGGCTGAGATGGAGAGAGGGCTGAGGAATGGGGGAAAGGATGCCTGTGCCCCCCAACTAGGGGAGCAATCCTGATGCTTTACACCCAGTTCCTGGGTGACTGATGAGGTCAACTGAGGACCCTGCATGTCTTCAACACTGCACCGAAATCCAGACCTCTGACCACAGACAGGGCCAGAGGTCCCTTTGGGGCCCTCTCTCCTTGAGCCTCTGGTTCAGTGACAACAGCTCTGAATCGGAACTTTCCAATCCTCCAGGCAAGGCTCTGAGACTGTGGGCCAGGGAAGGCCCCCAGAAGGTCAGACCTGGATATCACCTGGGAGGAAGCATTTACAGAGTTCCAGCCAAGCAGGGCCAAGCGCTGAGaggttttaaaagctccccagagAGGTGACAGCCACTGAGGAGGCCTGCTCCCTTTCCCCTGAGGTCATGGGAGAAACCATGGTTCTGAGAAGGGAAGGGTCTCAGTTGTCTGCACCCCAAGTGGCTAGGAGCATAGCGGGAATTAAAACCCAGGGCTCCTCCCTGCACATTTTCATCTCTTAATATATTAAGTGTCAGGACCTTGCTCACATGTACTCAGTCCTACTTCATGCTTCCCTCCTCACAGTATCTTTCTCACCCTTCCCACAAAACCAAGTTCATCTGTGCCTTCAAAACTTTGTCTAGAACTCTCCTCATGATGGTCTTCTAACACCAAATGTCCCTTGCCTCATCTTAGTCCCTAACGACCTTAGTTCCTGGGGTATATTCCCCACCAGCCCCAAGCAGGGCAGTGCTGAGGGCCTTGGTGTCTCTGTTTTAAGTTGGGGCAGACCTGCTGCCTGGAGCTCTGACCCGTGTGTCACTAGAAACCTGACTTTTTCCAGCTTCAGGCTGAAAGTTTCCAAAGGGTAGAAACAGTGTCTCTCCCACCAAATCAGGCACTTCCCTGGGCAAAGAGGGGGCCTGGCTGTGTGGTTTCATCTCTCTGCCTGTTGTTGGCCCCCAGGACCTGCCAACTGATGGGAATCCTCACCTCCAGAAGTTCTCCACCTGTCTTTCCTCTTCTGAGCTTTGATATTATGGAGAGAACCAAAAAGGCTCTTTCTGGACTTTTCTAGTTCTCTTCATTATTCTCCCTATCCTTCTCCTGGCCAAGCCCCACCTTTATACCTCCTGGAATTCCTGTGGCCACTTATTCTGTGAGAACAAGTATGACCCAGCACAGCACTTTGTGGGGAGGGGACAAGTCTGATGTAATGAACCATAGGGGTTCCATACTccacaggggctgggggcagacggggggagggaaggaagggaagagggaaggagacagagagagatctCTGTCCCAGAGCCAGGCTAAGCGGCTTGGGTGAAGCACTTGGAAGCTGAGAAAGAGAAGGACAGTAAGAAACACGAATCTCTTTGCTTTCTTGAGATTGGGGGTGGGTGTCTCAGTGGAATTACTTTGGGAACCTCAATGAATCAGGTCCTCTGAGAGTATTTAATTATGCAGAGgtgatattgaaaatattaagcaTCTGCTAAGGCTGACAATAAGCTTGGATGCCTGGAGGACCTGCCGTGCCAGGGGGTTACACCTCTGGTGGATGGATCCAGGGAGGTCTGAAGATCCTGGGGGAGggaccagggaggtccctgggcAGTAGCTCTTTGTGATCCGGAACAGTACGTCCATATTTTAATCACTGTGATCATCAGCTGAGTTATCACCTCTGTTTTTAATCCAGGAACATTTTCGGGTCTCTCAGAATTTAATCTGGAACGTGAGCCTGGTAGAATACTAGGCGTTTACTGGGTAGCAGGTAGATTGGACACAGATGGGAATTCCCAGGGTGGCCACAGGGGCTCAGCCCCAAGGGGCCATGCCACGTCTGAGCTCCAGCCGGTGGCCCGGGGGGATCTGTCCCCATCTCCAAGAAAGCAAAGGGATGTCCCCACCCCAGGCAGGTGGGGCGGAGCAGCAACTCACAGCAGGCGGGTTGGGGGTAGCCCCGTGGGGCGAGTGTGGGGGAGAGAGGGTCATCCTCACGAGCACGGGCATCTCGTCGTCCGACATCGAGCTGGCTGGCTTGTCTCTGGCCGAGGGGGCGGCAGCGACGCTGTTGGCGAAGCCCTGAGAGCTGGGCTTGGGCGGGAGAAGCTTGACAGGGACAGACACGGGCATGACCATAGGCGTGAGGCTTTCCGCCTCGGGAGGGAGCTGAGGTGGCGGCGGCGGAGGCGGAGGCGGCAGTGGCGGCTGGGGCTGAGGCGGAGGTGCCGGggccttctctccttcctcctacACAGACAATAAAGGCTTTGATCCTGGGCTCAGAGCAGCTCCCACAGTGGGGCATGCAACTTCGCTCTTCCTGCAAGGCTCCTGGACATCACGCGTGGGTGACAGAGAACCGCCTCAGGGtggcttccttcctgccatcctgAGTCCCTCGGCTCCAGTGACGCCCATGGGCAGTGGACAAGGCACTctattttctacatttaaaaatcatgacCACTTATATATTCAAACAGACAGTGAAGAAAAATTTTTGTGTGGTTGTCATTGCTTTTCATGAAAAGGATCTGGAGTTTAgaatcaggcaaaaaaaaaagaaggaaaaaccccACATAAGCTCTCATGTAGGACCTTTTAATTCTCTGGGCTGCAGTTgactcatctgtcaaatggaagACAAAGATCTTTTAACTGGCACCGTCAAGACAGTCAAGAGAGTGACCTGGATCACATCAAAGTTTTTGGCGAACAGCGAGTTAATCTCATAGACTTAAATCAAGATGCACAATATTCAAAGAATCAAGAAAATTCTTTTGAGTTTTAACCTAACTCTAAAACTGCGTGGATAGTCTACCACAAGCATATCCTGCCTGCATAATCCTGAGAGCATTTAAAGGTCTCTAGATGCCAGAGTCTAACACTGGTGCCCCAGTGAGTAGAAAATGCTGGCTGGGAGCCTGGTGGTCACACTAGCTCTCCCTGGCCACTGACTACTGATTTGGAAGGCCTAAGGGACCCTGGTCTTGAGTGCGTCATGCAGCAGAAgttaaaaacaatattgcatcTCCATGTTTTCTTTGCTGTCTTCTCCAGGACGTAGAGAAGCTGGGATCCCCTAAAAGGACTTCTGCCACCTCAGTTCTAGATTTTTGTCCATGGTGCCAGTGGAAGTGGGGACTGTGTGACCTGGCTGGCTCCCAGCGTCAAAGCTTGAGCACTTCCGTTGGGGAAGGACTACGCCTCTCCAGGTCCTCCGGGTGGGGCTCATATTACTCCATCTGCCGGCAGCAAAGCAAAGCAAGCAGCACATGGCCTGGGAAGCATAGGGGGTGCATTCCTGCTCACCTGTTTGAGGCTGGGGGAGGCCCTCATCCCCCCATGGGACCGCATGTGGCCATTCAGGGCGGGCAGGCTCTTGAACTCCTTCAGGCAGATGGAGCATGTCAGCTTGTTCTTGGCATCAAACTGCTCCCCAAACACTCCTTTGGGTTGGCCGCTGCTCAAGGGTAGGGCCAAGTGGAGAGGACACGCACATCAACAAAGGGAAACAATGACTCATCACAAGGCCACACAACCCACGATGAACCCGTTTCATTCACCCAAAGCTCCCACGGCCATGGCCCCTAGCCAATTTCCCTTCGGAGAACTGAGCCCAATTTGCAGATGGAAAACAGAGGCTCAAAAGTAGGAAAGGGTATGCTTAAGATCATGCAAAAGGTGAACCAAACATCTTTCTTCATTTCAGGCCTTCACgtgctgtttttttcccccacctctgGCTTACTACCCTTCTAGAAACAGGGTGCTTGGGTCCTCTTCTAGAAGCCTTCCCTTAGAGATATGAGTCTCAGTCCTCTGATTAAGTCTTCAGATTACACATCTTAGTTTGTTAGGTTCTGGCTAACTCTGGCTTTAATCATTTACCACACCCATGAGGGGAGGAAGCAAGACTGTACTATTTCACTATGGCATCCTCAAAGCTTAGCTCtatgtctggcacacagtaggtactcaataaacacTCACCGAATGGATAAGAGGGCagaacatgggctttggagtctATGCCAGCACCCCTACTTTCTCGATGTGCAAATTTAAGCTCTCTGAGACtcagctttctcatttgtaaaataataatgataataacagttAATAGTGGTTGAGTGCTTACTACATGCTAGGCACATGGTAATCATACCAACCCTCACTGAGTTACTTTTATTAGACATGATATGGAGTAATAGTAAGTGGCTCAACCACAACagctattattattcttataaatTTCTTTGAGGAACTGACTTTGAACTTGGAAATGAATCATGAGACAATCCAGGAAAACCTCCCAGTTTCCCCGCATGCCAACAAGCATCCATCCTACCTTGACTCAGGAGACCCTGGCTGGGCTCGGCCATCAGGTAGGTGCATCTAATTTTGAGCAGGACaccagaagaaagaagaaaaaaaaaaaaaaaaaagcatgtttctGACGGGAGGGGTCCTTGAGCAGTGGGAACACCAGGGCCTGCCCTTCTAGGattcttccctctctctgcctcatgcTGACCAGGCTCATAGCTACTCATGCCCTTGGCCTTCCACACCTGAAACTTCCAGTCTTCTTTCCCCTGAGGCTCATGGGCTTGGGGCCACACCCCTGAGGATGCCCCGCCAGCCACAAGACCAATGGGACTCAATCCCTCACCTCCCTTCCTGTTCTCCCCATCTACCCCTCTGCGCATGGACAGACTCCATTCCCAAGAGTGACACAGAATGGAGAGCTGGATGATACAGCCTCACACAAGGAGACCTCCTGCTGGAATTCTTTTTAGCCTGGGCCATGTCATCTTATTCGTGTATTCACAAAGGCTCTCAGTTACTACTGGCCTGAGTCCTAAACAAAACAGGGTCAAAGAGAATTCATCTCTGGCCTTCAACCTTCATCAGAGCCCTCTCTTCATCTACCCTGGTCTTATTCAAGGTACTCTCCTCCCCTGAATCTGTTGACACCTGAGTGTAGCACTTGGAACACGCCAAAACATGAACGGTGCTCAGCATATATTAGGCAGTTTTATGATCAAATATATTTGGGAAACAATTAAGAGTTAATACCTGTCACCCACAGGCTGAATCTGACCTGCAGACATGGTCTGCTTGGCTGGACTGTTTTTAAAAACCCTGACTATGGATATCATTAGTTGGGGCATAGGCCCTCCAGTCCACACCATCCATACCAGGCCATTCTGCTTATTGACTTTACCTGCCTGGATCCTGTGGGCAGCTAAGGTTTTCACCAGTGCAATTACATGAGGTATCCCCTGATATTGATTTCTCCCATGaacccactcccctcccccgaGCAATGTCCACTAAACATTCTATGGAACTCCTATTCTGAGCAATAGACTTTGAGAAATGCTGTCATAATATGGTCTCCCTCCCCAGAAGGGAACAATTTCATAGGAAGTCCCCTAAGGATACAGACCTAAGGGGTACAAGACATCCCCACTGTGTGGTCCCTGGGCACCTGATGAGGCCTTGACCATGACATGCATCACTGGGGACCTGAtatatattttggccacctcttTAGTGAGATTATAAGTTGTACGGGAAAAAGACTGAGTCACAATTGATTTCGTATTCCACAGTGTCTGGTTAATGTTTgtggaataaagaaaagaacGAAAGTGTTGGAGGGGGTTGGAGGATGGGACTAGGCACTGCACTGGACTCAGCTCTGGCTGGCGCACGCGCACCCTGTGATCCCGGGATTAACGTCCACTCTGAGGATACCTGGGGCCACACGGCACTGGGAGACAGCTGCTGGTGCTGAGACCCCATGTTGTTGAGGTGGATGCTGCCGGGGGACAGGAGCGGCCGGTGCGGGAGGGCACTGCTGGCCCGGTTCAGGTCGGAGCTGGCCGCGTCTCCCATTCCTGTATCTGGAGGCCCCAGGTCCCCGTGGGAGCTCAGCATGGCCTGGGCCTGCCTGTCGCCTGGATAAGTCTTGGGCTGACCGTCCTCAGGCTGCTGGTGCTGAGGCAGGTGGCTCTGCTGGTACATGGGGTGGCCGTAGGGCTGCTGGGGCTCCTGGTAGTAGTACTGGGGCACGGAGCCCAGCTGAATTAGCTGGACTGCGTGTGCCTGCTCCGGGGTGTATTGGTGGGGGTCCCTGTGATACGAAGGGGGCTGCAGGTGCATCTGGGGCTGCTGCGGCTCTGGCAAAGGCTGTATCATGGGTGGGGACTGGTAATACTGAGGTATCTGCATTGAACCCTGCCGCGCCtgcggctggggctggggctgtggCGGGCGAATCTGCTGTTGCGGCGGTGGCTGCATTTCTTGCATGGACACCCGCTGCTGCCCAGCGTGTGGCTGTTGCTGCGGCGGGTAATACTGATGCGGCTGCAGCTGCTGCATCTGCTGGGATAGCATCTGGGGGGCCTGCAGCGACTGTCCTCCCTGCACCGGCATCTGGGCCAGTGGCTGCTGGTAGTCATAATACAGGTGCCCTTGGCTCGGGTGCTGCCCGACCTGGAGAGCCGGTTTGGATAGCCCACCGGTGAAACCAGGGTGAGGCTGCTGGGACGCCTGCTGGTAGCGGGACGGGAGGGCCGGTGCTGGGGCCTCCATGGGCTTCTGGGACAGCAACTGGCGGAGGGCGCTGTCAGGCGCTCCATCCATCACCGCCGACTGGGTGTGCAGCACCTGGGCCATATTGTTGACCTGAATTCGCAGGTTTTGGTTGGCAAACACCTGGGTGAAAGAGTCTAGCTTGTGCAGGACACCGCTGGTGAGCTTCTGGGTCCGGATCTCGCTGGCCTGCGAGTAGGTGTACTGGTAGCCATCAGTGGGCTCCGCCTGGGTCGGCGCCCCCCACATCATGTTCGAGTTGGTGAGGTTGCCACGTAGCTGGACGTGGTTTCCAGGCCCTGTGtggcctccccaccctccctgcctcgAGGTATCCACTTGGCCAAGGTTTTTGGAGCCAACAGCCAAGCCTAGACCATCCCGAGTGTCTTGAGGGAAGTGGGGGGAGATGGGTGATGCTTGAGGGGCATCCATTCCAGCCCCGGGCACTGTATTCCCATAGTTGTGGTTCAGCCCGCCGTGGACGCCAAGTGGTGGCTGTTGGTAGAAAAGGTTCTCACCACCGTGGGCCACGTGGTTGGTCTTGTACAGCTGCTGGTCCCCCATGGTGCCTGCCCTGGTTGTGAACGTCCAGCCACAAAACCATACAAAAAGGTCAATGACACAAACCCGAAAGGACTGAAACcctgagaagcagagagaaagcgTCCACACTACTCCACGGCTGACATGTCCGTGACCGTGGCTGCAGCCAGGTGTTCCCGTTGGCCTCTACCACGCATGTGCAGAGCGAGGGGTTTTACATCCTCACCCGGGCTAAGGGACGGACCAAATGCCACCGTGGTGAAGAGATGCTGCTCACACCTGCAAGACAAGTTGCAAAGGACAGGACAGGACTTACTTGGATGTTTTGCAATGAGCAACTGTATCTACCACGACTCTTAGAGGAATAAACACAAAACGGGAGCCTGGATTACAAATAGCCAGTTTCATACACGCCACACCTTTACACTGATTCCGCAGATCTTGACCCTCACGTGAGATGTAAACTCTCTTAATTTCAAGCCATTGCTAAACGGCTCATTAGCTCATCGATTCGTTAATTCATTGTTTTGCTCACTGATTAATTCATCCGTTCTTCTGGGACCCTACTATTGAAAGCCCAGCAATACTGTAGGGCCTAAAAGGATATGAAGAAGTTTAAGACACTCATAAATCAATTCATCTGGTCAACAAACACTTATTAGACACAGACATTTACTAAGTGGAAGACACAATGCTTAAGGGAATGATTAAGACATGGGCCAGATCTCGAGGAGCTTACAGTGGAAAAAGGAGTTGGTCCATGAATAATTACAGTATGAGGAGGAAAGAGACGCAtgtaacagaaagggaaaaataacagaTATGGAACTCATAGGCTGGAGGGTATATTTCTAGCAGAAGAACAGTTTCAAAGAAGAGCAGTGCATGTCAGTACACAGCCACTTGATCCTTTGGTATCCCTGCTCAAAGAAACATTCGTGCACAGTGCTGATCACCTGGCCAGAAGTCTATGATGTGCCTgggctcaataaataaataaataagtagataaacAAATAGGCTGAGCCAATCAAGTTCCCTCTCTTAGAAACATGAACTAGGGGATTTcttcggtggtccagtggttaagaatctgcctgccaatgcaggggacacgagttcaatctctgatccaggaagaacccacatgccacagagcaactgggcccctgtgccacaaccactgaggccACACTCAGGACCCTGAAAGTGAGACACTCTAATAAATAAGTAGTAAATCTTATTTGCAAGCTGGGTGGTTTCCAATTCTTGTTTTTCATTAGGAAGGCCCAGTAGAAGTAATTAAAATACAATTGTCAGTGATAGATCACTATGTGATTTTTGGTACATAACTCAGAAGCAGATCAAGAACCCTGAGCTGACACCACTTTAATAAAACTCCTATTTTTTATCTATTAGTTTATACGAATGAGGCTTTTCCGTGTTTACatctatataaatgaaaaatagaaatataatagaTGCCAGCCTGTGTCTCATATCTTATGCAACAAACTGTATTCTTCCatggacagattaaaaaaaaacacacacacacaaaaaagaagaaataacccAGCACCAGCAAGAGTCTACCTCTGGACCTGGGTGACAGCTGCATGGGTGGTGGTGCGCTTACTCTGTGATAACCTGAGTTGCTCACTCGGACTTCATCACATGTGTATATGTTGTACGTCAATAAAAAATGACTTAGCCAaagcatggaaacaacctaaatgctcatTGACAgctgaaaggataaagaagatgtggtgcgtgtgcacacacacacacacacacacacacacacacaggaatgcTACTCATccacagaaaagaacaaactaatgccatttgcagcaacatgggtgcaaCTCTAGATAGTCATGccgagcgaagtaagtcagaggagaaaaacaaatatcatgtaacatcacttatatgtggaatctaaaatgtagCACAAATGAGCCtaactacaaaaaagaaacagactcacagacatagagctcagacttgtgtttgccaggggaggcgggtgggggagggatgcaCTGGGAGTTTGGGGCTGGTAGATGTAAACTACCACActgagaatggataaacaacaaggtcctactgtttagcacagggaactatgtccagtctcctgggataaaccacgATGGAagagaatgtttaaaaaagaatgtgtaaaaCTGAGCCACTGTGCTATACGGGAGAGAttaacacaactctgtaaattaattatacttcagaCAAAAAAACCCCCCAACACCGCAAACAAAAAAGTGTGTTTACATGAAAAACAATCAAATGTTACTCTCTTTAAAAAGTCTCCAGCATCACCATCTAAGgtatattttcaatataattttaatttttatgtgtattatttATCCAAATTAGAATATCCTTTATGCTATCTTGATAACTGCACACTTTTAATAATCATTATAATGATAACTcaaacaggaagaaaattttaGAACTTAGAACTTTATGAtttcaggaaattttaaaagttttaacttCATATAAAATTGTTACAAAAAATTAGGATAGGGAAACAAATCACAGAGTTTTAGGGACAAAAAACATATTACATTAGGATAAAATTCCACAGGGgaagtgaaacagaaataaaatttcaggaCAAAAAGGAATACTGACTATTAATGAAGAACAtgttcatacatttttaaaatggatgatGTGGGTATCAAATTCCATGGTGTTTAGATTCCACTGGATAAATTTAAAAGAGTGATATCAtagttttacttaaaaatatcagTGTTTACAATGTACTGGAAATTGCATCTTCTGTAGACATATGATAAAAAATGTAGATGTAAACTTAAAAATGTGTGAGGGGGTAAATGGTTTTACAATATCCTTTTATGGGGGATTTTAAGCAGGAAGTTTTTGAAGATCCCCCCACCTCCAACTGGAAGCAAATCTAAGTTGGTCTCTGTCCCTTTCTGAATGAGAAGAGATGGAGATGGACAAATTCAGGGTGAGGCATTTGGTTTGGTGGAATGAAGGGTGGAACAAGGAAAGCAGTGGGGTGGGACAAAGGCTGGCTAAACATGGCTGGAGCAGACCCTGAAGATGAAGCCTTGAGGACTCCCAGCGACCACTCCCTAAGAGGGTCTGACCTCCTGATCAGCTGCCTACTCCACACCCCCATTTCTAAATTCAAAGCAAACTCAACATCATCTCCCCCAAAATGGATGCTCCTTCAAAGcccttaggacttccctgatggtccagtggttaagactccacgcacCCAGTGAAGGgggctcgggtttgatctctggtcagggaactagatcccacattaaaaaaaaaaaaaaaaaaagatcctgcaggccacaactaagacccctgAGTGTGTGCAGgctaagtagctcagtcatgtctgactctgtgaccctatggattctAGCCTGctagaatcctctgtccatgggattttcccagcaagaacacaagaatcctctgtccatagctagctcctctgtctatgggattttcccagcaagaacactggagtggcttgccgtgccctcttccagggcatcttcccgacccagggattgaacttgtgtttcttatgtctcccgcattagcaggtgggttctttaccactagtgccacctaggaagcctaactaagacccagcactgcctaaataaataaatattttaagaaaacaaaccaaaacaaagtcTCACCCTTGACTCTTGCTTCCCCCTTAACCAACCACCACGACCCATTAATTTACCACCTAGTATTTTCTGAACTCGACCCACTTTCCTCTGGTTCCACTACTAGCACCCTAGTCCAGGGCACTGTATTTATCTTCTGCACTATCCCCAAAGCATTCTGATTGGTCATCTCCctgctttcagtcatgtccattctccgcacagcagcagcagaataaacTTTCCGAAATGTACTGTGATAACATCATCCCACTGTTTAAAACCTTTCCATGACATCTTTAGTAccattcagtttaaaataaaaatcataatggGGCTGACAGGGTTCCCCATGGTTTGTTCCCAGCCTCAGGATATAACCCTTTTCTCCTTGTTCTCCCCACCAACGCCCTGTCCACATTCCCAGTCACTCTGGTCTCCCAGAGTGACCAGGTTCCATGAATCTGCCAAGCTGTCTCTTAcaacaggacctttgcacatacTGCCCCTCCCCAATTTGGAGAGCTTTCCCCTTCCCTTCTTCACCTCTTCATCCAGCCAAGTCCTGGGCATCCTTCAGTTCTCAGCCCAAACTATACTTTCTTAGAAAGTCTATCCTAACCTCAACTCCCAAGGCTACATCAGGGTCATTTCTTTTATGTTCTCATA of Cervus canadensis isolate Bull #8, Minnesota chromosome 28, ASM1932006v1, whole genome shotgun sequence contains these proteins:
- the TRERF1 gene encoding transcriptional-regulating factor 1 isoform X4; its protein translation is MGDQQLYKTNHVAHGGENLFYQQPPLGVHGGLNHNYGNTVPGAGMDAPQASPISPHFPQDTRDGLGLAVGSKNLGQVDTSRQGGWGGHTGPGNHVQLRGNLTNSNMMWGAPTQAEPTDGYQYTYSQASEIRTQKLTSGVLHKLDSFTQVFANQNLRIQVNNMAQVLHTQSAVMDGAPDSALRQLLSQKPMEAPAPALPSRYQQASQQPHPGFTGGLSKPALQVGQHPSQGHLYYDYQQPLAQMPVQGGQSLQAPQMLSQQMQQLQPHQYYPPQQQPHAGQQRVSMQEMQPPPQQQIRPPQPQPQPQARQGSMQIPQYYQSPPMIQPLPEPQQPQMHLQPPSYHRDPHQYTPEQAHAVQLIQLGSVPQYYYQEPQQPYGHPMYQQSHLPQHQQPEDGQPKTYPGDRQAQAMLSSHGDLGPPDTGMGDAASSDLNRASSALPHRPLLSPGSIHLNNMGSQHQQLSPSAVWPQMHLPDGRAQPGSPESSGQPKGVFGEQFDAKNKLTCSICLKEFKSLPALNGHMRSHGGMRASPSLKQEEGEKAPAPPPQPQPPLPPPPPPPPPQLPPEAESLTPMVMPVSVPVKLLPPKPSSQGFANSVAAAPSARDKPASSMSDDEMPVLEIPKKHQPGAAKAEEALRSAPSEKKKFRHRPEPLFIPPPPSYTPNLAASHSGATLYQSQLRSPRVLGDHLLLDPAHELPPYTPPPMLSPVRQGSGLFSNVLIAGHGPGAHPQLPLTPLTPTPRVLLCRSNSIDGSNLTVTPGPGEQTVDVEPRINIGLRFQAEIPELQDVSALAKDTHRATLVWKPWPELENHDLQQRVENLLNLCCSSALPGGGTNSEFALHSLFEAKGDVMAALEMLLLRKPVRLKCHPLANYHYAGSDKWTSLERKLFNKALATYSKDFIFVQKMVKSKTVAQCVEYYYTWKKIMRLGRKHRTRLSEIIDDCVTSEEDEEVEEEEDPEEDRKSTREEESELPKSPEPPPGPVLAPAEGPPLQALGQPSGSFICEMPNCGAVFSSRQALNGHARIHGGTNQVTKARGAVPSGKQKAGSGQSGYCSVKSSPAHSTTSGETDPTTIFPCKECGKVFFKIKSRNAHMKTHRQQEEQQRQKAQKAAFAAEMAATIERTTGPVGPQGLLPLDQLSLIKPIKDVDLLDDDVVQQLGGVMAEAEVVDTGLLLDDQASALLQGDTEL
- the TRERF1 gene encoding transcriptional-regulating factor 1 isoform X3; this encodes MGDQQLYKTNHVAHGGENLFYQQPPLGVHGGLNHNYGNTVPGAGMDAPQASPISPHFPQDTRDGLGLAVGSKNLGQVDTSRQGGWGGHTGPGNHVQLRGNLTNSNMMWGAPTQAEPTDGYQYTYSQASEIRTQKLTSGVLHKLDSFTQVFANQNLRIQVNNMAQVLHTQSAVMDGAPDSALRQLLSQKPMEAPAPALPSRYQQASQQPHPGFTGGLSKPALQVGQHPSQGHLYYDYQQPLAQMPVQGGQSLQAPQMLSQQMQQLQPHQYYPPQQQPHAGQQRVSMQEMQPPPQQQIRPPQPQPQPQARQGSMQIPQYYQSPPMIQPLPEPQQPQMHLQPPSYHRDPHQYTPEQAHAVQLIQLGSVPQYYYQEPQQPYGHPMYQQSHLPQHQQPEDGQPKTYPGDRQAQAMLSSHGDLGPPDTGMGDAASSDLNRASSALPHRPLLSPGSIHLNNMGSQHQQLSPSAVWPQMHLPDGRAQPGSPESSGQPKGVFGEQFDAKNKLTCSICLKEFKSLPALNGHMRSHGGMRASPSLKQEEGEKAPAPPPQPQPPLPPPPPPPPPQLPPEAESLTPMVMPVSVPVKLLPPKPSSQGFANSVAAAPSARDKPASSMSDDEMPVLEIPKKHQPGAAKAEEALRSAPSEKKKFRHRPEPLFIPPPPSYTPNLAASHSGATLYQSQLRSPRVLGDHLLLDPAHELPPYTPPPMLSPVRQGSGLFSNVLIAGHGPGAHPQLPLTPLTPTPRVLLCRSNSIDGSNLTVTPGPGEQTVDVEPRINIGLRFQAEIPELQDVSALAKDTHRATLVWKPWPELENHDLQQRVENLLNLCCSSALPGGGTNSEFALHSLFEAKGDVMAALEMLLLRKPVRLKCHPLANYHYAGSDKWTSLERKLFNKALATYSKDFIFVQKMVKSKTVAQCVEYYYTWKKIMRLGRKHRTRLSEIIDDCVTSEEDEEVEEEEDPEEDRKSTREEESELPKSPEPPPGPVLAPAEGPPLQALGQPSGSFICEMPNCGADCRCHVTPFLPQVFSSRQALNGHARIHGGTNQVTKARGAVPSGKQKAGSGQSGYCSVKSSPAHSTTSGETDPTTIFPCKECGKVFFKIKSRNAHMKTHRQQEEQQRQKAQKAAFAAEMAATIERTTGPVGPQGLLPLDQLSLIKPIKDVDLLDDDVVQQLGGVMAEAEVVDTGLLLDDQASALLQGDTEL